A region from the Methanobrevibacter ruminantium genome encodes:
- a CDS encoding 4Fe-4S binding protein, with protein MSKIIKVFFSPSETTKKVVSQIANNFEEESVVCDLLYFNDEKNFESDDIVIVGMPVFAGRIPKTARDRLSRLSGDNTKAIAVVNYGNAHVSDALIELVDLLDENNFDVIAAASTVSHHSIFDGVAVGRPDGDDIEKINGFAQKCIEKIDAGTSLEAEIPGNRPYLDYKQLPFVVSCDEAKCVFCLECVGVCPEKAIPDDDPADVNLDLCSRCTSCINICPENARAFTGEAFKDKKPAFESANAERKEPKFYF; from the coding sequence ATGAGCAAGATTATTAAAGTTTTTTTCAGTCCATCTGAAACTACAAAAAAAGTTGTTAGTCAAATAGCTAACAATTTTGAAGAGGAAAGTGTTGTTTGTGACTTATTGTATTTTAATGATGAAAAGAATTTTGAATCAGATGATATTGTCATAGTTGGCATGCCTGTATTTGCAGGACGAATTCCTAAAACTGCAAGGGATAGGTTATCCAGATTATCAGGTGACAATACTAAAGCTATTGCTGTTGTAAATTATGGAAATGCACATGTTAGTGATGCATTGATTGAACTTGTTGACTTATTGGATGAAAATAACTTTGATGTTATTGCAGCAGCTTCTACCGTAAGCCATCATTCCATATTTGATGGTGTTGCAGTGGGAAGGCCTGATGGGGATGACATTGAAAAGATCAATGGGTTTGCACAAAAATGCATTGAAAAAATAGATGCTGGAACTTCCTTAGAGGCTGAGATTCCTGGAAATAGGCCTTATCTTGATTATAAGCAACTTCCATTTGTTGTAAGCTGTGATGAAGCAAAATGTGTATTCTGCCTTGAATGTGTAGGAGTTTGTCCTGAGAAAGCAATTCCTGATGATGATCCTGCAGATGTGAACCTTGACTTATGTTCAAGATGCACTTCATGCATTAACATTTGCCCAGAAAATGCAAGGGCTTTCACTGGAGAGGCATTTAAAGATAAAAAGCCAGCATTTGAAAGTGCTAATGCAGAAAGAAAAGAGCCTAAATTCTATTTTTAG
- a CDS encoding prefoldin subunit beta translates to MEIPQNIQHQLNQFQQLQQQAQAVTIQKQNVDIQLRETETALEELKKTPEGAEVFKSAGNLLIKVERNETLEELEDKVETLKLRQQTMTRQEERVMKKLEEMQATIQQAMGGIQG, encoded by the coding sequence ATGGAAATTCCACAAAATATACAACATCAATTAAACCAATTCCAACAATTACAACAACAAGCTCAAGCTGTAACCATTCAAAAACAAAATGTTGACATTCAATTAAGAGAAACTGAAACTGCTCTTGAAGAACTTAAAAAGACTCCCGAAGGGGCTGAAGTATTCAAATCTGCAGGAAACTTATTGATTAAAGTAGAACGCAATGAAACTTTAGAAGAGCTTGAAGATAAAGTTGAAACTCTTAAATTAAGACAACAAACCATGACCCGTCAAGAAGAAAGAGTCATGAAAAAGCTTGAAGAAATGCAAGCAACCATCCAGCAAGCTATGGGTGGAATTCAAGGGTAA
- a CDS encoding DUF3194 domain-containing protein, producing MVSKLKELSEDDLEDISNFLSETIVKKISSSVRSQKEILDMDVSIEIDYPNENGELDVDASVEIGIDELSDLSDEIIDEVIDGSYLELDEYINEHYR from the coding sequence ATGGTATCAAAACTTAAGGAATTATCAGAAGATGATCTTGAAGACATTTCAAATTTTTTATCAGAAACCATTGTGAAGAAAATCTCTTCTTCAGTAAGGTCTCAAAAGGAAATCTTGGATATGGATGTAAGCATTGAAATTGATTATCCTAATGAAAATGGGGAACTTGATGTAGATGCATCAGTTGAGATTGGCATAGATGAGTTATCTGACTTATCTGATGAAATAATCGATGAAGTAATCGATGGGTCTTACTTGGAACTTGATGAATACATTAACGAACATTACAGATAA